The Ananas comosus cultivar F153 linkage group 4, ASM154086v1, whole genome shotgun sequence region ATCGCGTCGCGTCGCATCGTGGTGGCGGTGGACGAGAGCGAGGAGAGCATGTACGCCCTCTCCTGGTGCCTCAAGAACATCGTCGCCGCGTCGGCGACGGATGCGGCGGAGCACGGCGGCGATGCGCGCAAGGACACGATCGTCCTCCTCCACGCCCGGCGACCCCGCACGATCTACCCTCCCATGGACGGGACGGGTGAGCTAGCTAGGGTTTCTCACACTACTCCCTTCCCCACCCCCCTTCGTCCTCTTCGAGTGGCATTTTGGTAATTAGGTTGGAAATCGCAGGGTACTTGTTCTCGGCGGACATCGTGGAGGGCATGGAGCGGTACGGGGCGCAGCTGTCGAAGTCGGTGATGGAGAAGGCGAAGCAGCTGTGCGCGGAGTTCCCCGATGTGAGCGCGATGATGATACAGGGACGGGGGGTTTTGGTGTGGTGGGCATTTCTTGCGGCCGTTGATCTCACGATGGACGGTTGTGATGTGTGCAGGTGGTGGTGGAGACGAGGGTGGAGAGCGGGGATCCGAGGGACGTGATCTGCGAGGCGGTGGAGTCGATCAAACCCGATATTTTGGTGATGGGGAGCCACGGCTACGGTCCCATCAAAAGGTGCGTTACACCGCAATTTTCTCctgtatcatcatcatcatcatcatcttcttcttcttcacctgtTTAACATCTCAGTAAACTTGCACAGAGCCCCCTCAGCTCTAGATTATCTCTGCGACGGTCTCTAATTAATAAAACTTATAAAAACAGCTTAAAGTGTTTTTATCACTCACTAAATCCTCATACCTTTATTTCTGAAATGCTTTATGTTATTAATTTTGCAGGGCCTTTTTAGGAAGCGTGAGCAGTCACTGTGCGCAACATGTTAAATGCCCCGTTCTCATAGTAAAAATGCCTAAGCACTAGAAGATGAAAACGTGTGTTTTGGTGTTTATCCAGTTTTAAGGAGACGTAATATTTGGTGCATATAACTTATATATCAATCAAGAGCTGATGATGAACGTTGTATATTTTCACAAATAAGAGGCTTGTTTGTCATGTTTATTTAAGTGAATTGTTGtcaattttggtttttttaaatGCCTACGAAAGCTAAACTTTTGTATTGTGGGATAAGGATTCACTGCGACAACATGCCATCTTCATATGGTGTTTACTAATCTGTGTTATTATGTTCGGCCTTggaaaatttacttttttttttttcgtgtttGCGTTTGTCTCGTTGAGGCTCAACACATGCCTAATGAAATGTGAGGGTAGACCATTTGAGTTAAATAGGTCGGGTTGGGTTGGGTCGTGTCGGTCCATTTTATTGGCTGGGTTGGGTTGAACCGCCTTGATCTGTTAGTAGGTTGGATCAAGTTGAATTAGGCTTATGTTGGTTGTCCCTGCTCTGGTTGGGTCGGAG contains the following coding sequences:
- the LOC109709329 gene encoding universal stress protein A-like protein, yielding MAIASRRIVVAVDESEESMYALSWCLKNIVAASATDAAEHGGDARKDTIVLLHARRPRTIYPPMDGTGYLFSADIVEGMERYGAQLSKSVMEKAKQLCAEFPDVVVETRVESGDPRDVICEAVESIKPDILVMGSHGYGPIKRAFLGSVSSHCAQHVKCPVLIVKMPKH